One part of the Vitis riparia cultivar Riparia Gloire de Montpellier isolate 1030 chromosome 8, EGFV_Vit.rip_1.0, whole genome shotgun sequence genome encodes these proteins:
- the LOC117920881 gene encoding delta(14)-sterol reductase isoform X2, producing the protein MYSLLYALAPSWTSAAILLTFFVYLAIAGSILPGKVVPGVILSDGTRLHYRCNGLLSLLLLVGLLGVGVWMNYVSPTAISDRGLELLSATFIFSFLVTMLLYTAGCKSRNLGSSLKPHVTGNLIYDWWFGIQLNPQFMGIDIKFFFVRAGMLGWLLINLSILAKSIQDANLSQSMILYQLFCVLYVLDYFFYEEYMTSTWDIIAERLGFMLVFGDLVWIPFTFSIQGWWLLRNQVDLTTAAIVANCFVFLMGYRVFRGANKQKHVFKKNPKALIWGKPPRVIGGKLLASGYWGIARHCNYLGDLLLALSFSLPCGISMEGKKR; encoded by the exons ATGTATTCTCTTCTCTACGCTCTGGCTCCTTCATGGACTTCA GCGGCGATACTATTGACATTCTTCGTCTACCTGGCGATTGCTGGATCTATTCTACCAGGAAAGGTGGTTCCTGGAGTGATCTTATCAGATGGCACTCGTCTCCATTATCGCTGCaatg GCTTATTATCTCTTCTTTTGCTGGTTGGGCTCCTTGGTGTTGGGGTTTGGATGAATTACGTATCACCAACA GCAATATCAGACAGAGGACTTGAGCTTTTATCGGCAACTTTTATATTCAGTTTTCTT GTGACAATGCTACTTTATACAGCTGGTTGCAAGTCAAGGAATCTGGGCTCATCTCTAAAGCCTCATGTCACCGGAAACTTAATATATGACTG GTGGTTCGGGATACAGCTTAATCCTCAGTTTATGGGCATTGACATCAA atttttctttgtaagagCTGGAATGTTAGGATGGCTGCTTATCAATCTTTCCATTCTAGCAAAAAGTATTCAAGATGCCAACTTGAGCCAATCAATGATCCTTTACCAGCTATTCTGTGTG CTGTATGTCCTGGACTACTTTTTTTATGAGGAGTACATGACCTCCAC ATGGGATATCATTGCGGAGAGATTGGGCTTCATGTTGGTGTTTGGGGATCTAGTGTGGATCCCTTTTACTTTTAGCATCCAG GGTTGGTGGCTTTTAAGAAATCAAGTGGACCTAACAACAGCTGCTATTGTTGCAAATTGCTTTGTTTTTCTGATGGG GTATCGAGTGTTTAGAGGGGCTAACAAACAAAAGCACGTGTTTAAGAAGAATCCCAAGGCACTTATTTGGGGTAAGCCTCCAAGAGTTATTGGGGGAAAGTTGCTTGCGTCTGGTTATTG